A window from Solanum stenotomum isolate F172 chromosome 7, ASM1918654v1, whole genome shotgun sequence encodes these proteins:
- the LOC125870826 gene encoding peroxidase 21, translated as MANYSRFLLLLLPLLLHIHNVKSELQLKYYAKSCPRAEDIIKEQVATLYHKHGNTAVSWIRNLFHDCMVKSCDASLYLDTSNGLESEKESPRNFGMRNFKYIETIKQALEKECPNTVSCADIVALSARDGLLWLGGPIRIEMKTGRKDSKETYFSEVEKYLPNHNDSMSSVLSRFQSIGIDTEGTVALLGAHSVGRVHCVNLVHRLYPTVDPTIDPDYAKYLKGRCPSPNPDPEAVLYSRFDRETTMILDNIYYKNILNKKGLLIVDQELVTDPNTSPFVVKMAADNNYFHQQFARAMLILSENKPLIGDQGEIRKVCRYVNSA; from the exons ATGGCCAATTATTCAAGATTTCTCTTATTGTTATTACCTCTACTTCTTCACATTCATAATG TAAAAAGTGAGCTCCAATTAAAATACTACGCAAAGAGTTGCCCAAGAGCTGAAGATATCATCAAAGAACAAGTGGCAACCTTGTACCACAAACATGGGAACACAGCAGTTTCTTGGATTAGAAATCTTTTTCATGATTGCATGGTTAAg TCATGTGATGCATCATTATATTTGGACACATCAAATGGGCTAGAATCAGAAAAAGAATCTCCAAGGAATTTTGGGATGAGAAATTTTAAGTATATTGAGACTATTAAACAAGCACTTGAAAAAGAATGTCCAAATACTGTTTCTTGTGCTGATATTGTTGCTCTTTCTGCTAGGGATGGTCTTCTTTGG TTAGGAGGGCCAAtaagaattgaaatgaaaacaGGAAGGAAAGACAGCAAGGAAACTTACTTTTCAGAAGTTGAGAAGTACCTTCCTAATCACAATGATTCAATGTCATCTGTGCTTTCAAGATTTCAATCAATTGGTATTGATACTGAAGGAACGGTTGCTCTACTAG gGGCTCACTCTGTAGGACGAGTTCATTGTGTAAACTTAGTCCACAGGCTTTACCCAACGGTGGACCCGACTATCGACCCCGACTACGCAAAGTACCTTAAAGGTCGATGCCCGTCACCAAACCCTGACCCGGAGGCTGTTTTATACTCAAGATTCGATCGCGAAACTACAATGATTTTAGACAATATATACTACAAGaatattttgaacaaaaaaggGTTATTAATTGTGGATCAAGAATTGGTTACTGATCCAAATACTTCACCATTTGTGGTGAAAATGGCTGctgataataattattttcatcaacaatTTGCTAGGGCTATGCTTATTTTGTCTGAAAATAAGCCACTTATTGGAGATCAAGGTGAAATTAGAAAAGTATGTCGTTATGTAAATAGTGCTTAG